One Methanoculleus thermophilus genomic window carries:
- a CDS encoding glycosyltransferase family 2 protein translates to MISVSIVIPLYNKGPHISRTIQSVLNQTEQNFEIIVVDGQSTDEGPKIVKSFEDPRIFFFEQVGSGVSSARNEGISHSRSDFVAFLDADDEWMPDHLETLLRLREAYPEAGAYTTAYLVKYPNFQVKMASFHAIPGKPWEGLLPSYFKSAAFGSPPVWTSVVGIPKRVLTEMRGFNTDAWWGEDTDLWGRIALKYPIAFSWDGMGIYHTEASNRACNRTEPVEENIFVRTAKEALEAGEIPDAMQADLREYVAKKQIETAWFNIRAKRADLARTVLKKCVTRELIRKKYWALFWAYVPSSAYELASTTRQISMDILYRAQEDYTNIRKPRKI, encoded by the coding sequence ATGATTTCGGTTTCGATTGTTATCCCTCTCTACAACAAAGGTCCTCATATCTCCCGGACAATTCAATCCGTCTTAAATCAGACTGAGCAAAATTTTGAGATCATTGTCGTTGACGGACAGTCTACAGACGAAGGCCCAAAGATTGTTAAATCGTTTGAGGACCCGCGGATATTCTTCTTCGAACAGGTAGGATCGGGCGTCTCCTCTGCTCGCAACGAAGGTATCTCCCACTCAAGATCAGATTTCGTCGCGTTCTTGGATGCAGATGATGAATGGATGCCGGACCATCTGGAGACGTTGTTACGGTTACGCGAGGCATACCCCGAGGCAGGGGCATATACAACTGCGTACCTTGTAAAATATCCCAACTTCCAGGTAAAAATGGCGAGTTTCCATGCAATTCCCGGGAAACCCTGGGAGGGACTACTCCCGAGTTATTTTAAGTCTGCCGCCTTTGGATCTCCTCCGGTGTGGACATCGGTAGTGGGCATACCTAAGCGGGTCTTAACCGAGATGAGGGGTTTCAACACTGATGCATGGTGGGGGGAAGACACAGACCTCTGGGGGCGAATTGCTTTGAAATATCCCATTGCCTTCAGTTGGGATGGGATGGGGATATATCATACTGAGGCCTCTAATAGGGCATGCAATAGAACAGAACCCGTTGAAGAGAATATCTTCGTTCGCACCGCCAAGGAGGCGTTAGAAGCTGGTGAAATACCAGATGCAATGCAAGCAGACCTTCGAGAGTACGTTGCGAAGAAACAGATTGAGACAGCGTGGTTCAATATACGCGCAAAGAGAGCAGACCTCGCTCGAACTGTTTTAAAAAAGTGCGTTACGAGGGAGCTGATTAGAAAAAAGTACTGGGCTCTATTTTGGGCGTACGTACCATCTAGTGCATATGAACTAGCAAGTACTACAAGGCAGATTAGCATGGATATTTTGTATAGAGCGCAAGAGGATTATACGAATATCCGAAAGCCGAGAAAAATTTAG